In Notamacropus eugenii isolate mMacEug1 chromosome 1, mMacEug1.pri_v2, whole genome shotgun sequence, one genomic interval encodes:
- the CENPA gene encoding histone H3-like centromeric protein A isoform X2 encodes MRPGRRKSTPRKRATTPSQPRASTSAAPPPASPRRRRFPVRRGHRILREIRQLQKSTNLLIRRAPFGRLVREICLRYTRGVDFYWQSQALLALQEVGTVGRIREVAFKLPNRILSWISWEAE; translated from the exons ATGAGACCGGGTCGCCGCAAATCCACCCCGAGGAAGCGCGCCACCACCCCGTCCCAGCCCCGCGCCTCCACCTCCGCCGCACCCCCCCCAG CCTCTCCTCGCCGCCGCCGCTTTCCCGTGAGGCGGGGCCATCGGATTCTTCGGGAGATCCGGCAGCTGCAGAAGAGCACGAACCTGCTCATCCGGAGGGCGCCCTTTGGGCGACTG GTTAGAGAAATATGCCTCCGATATACTAGAGGAGTGGACTTTTATTGGCAATCTCAGGCTCTACTGGCCCTGCAGGAG GTGGGAACAGTCGGAAGAATTAGAGAAGTGGCCTTCAAG CTTCCTAACAGAATTCTGTCCTGGATCTCCTGGGAAGCAGAATGA
- the CENPA gene encoding histone H3-like centromeric protein A isoform X1 → MRPGRRKSTPRKRATTPSQPRASTSAAPPPASPRRRRFPVRRGHRILREIRQLQKSTNLLIRRAPFGRLVREICLRYTRGVDFYWQSQALLALQEAAEAFITHLFEDAYLLSIHARRVTLYPKDIQLARRIRGLQEGLG, encoded by the exons ATGAGACCGGGTCGCCGCAAATCCACCCCGAGGAAGCGCGCCACCACCCCGTCCCAGCCCCGCGCCTCCACCTCCGCCGCACCCCCCCCAG CCTCTCCTCGCCGCCGCCGCTTTCCCGTGAGGCGGGGCCATCGGATTCTTCGGGAGATCCGGCAGCTGCAGAAGAGCACGAACCTGCTCATCCGGAGGGCGCCCTTTGGGCGACTG GTTAGAGAAATATGCCTCCGATATACTAGAGGAGTGGACTTTTATTGGCAATCTCAGGCTCTACTGGCCCTGCAGGAG GCAGCAGAAGCATTTATAACTCATTTATTTGAAGATGCCTACCTCCTCTCCATACATGCCCGGAGGGTAaccctgtatcccaaagatattcaGCTGGCCAGAAGGATCCGAGGTTTGCAGGAAGGCCTAGGCTAA